Proteins encoded within one genomic window of Streptomyces kaniharaensis:
- the opcA gene encoding glucose-6-phosphate dehydrogenase assembly protein OpcA, giving the protein MKIDLTNTTSGKINAALMEARRASGSTAAGMVLTLVIVTDEGSAYDALKAANDASREHPSRTLAVIKRAGRSPRARAETRLDAEILVGSDAGSGETVVLRMHGELAAHAQSVVLPLLLPDAPVVVWWPDNAPMHPAQDPLGSIAQRRITDAVTAESPVGQLAQRAQSYTPGDTDLAWTRITGWRSMLAAALDQRPSRILSAVVEGESYNPSVELLGLWLHNRLHVPVERVVTGGPGITAVHLRTKDGDITLDRPDGLMGTLSMPGSPDRQVALKRRETSELIAEELRRLDPDDIYASAVRTPVDRLREPASAEVAAAHEVAHAVAEAAVANPTRVTSDGAEKKPSTRKAAKRSAGDGA; this is encoded by the coding sequence ATGAAGATCGACCTCACCAACACGACGTCCGGCAAGATCAACGCCGCGCTGATGGAGGCGCGCCGTGCCAGCGGCTCCACCGCCGCCGGCATGGTGCTCACCCTGGTGATCGTCACCGACGAGGGCAGCGCGTACGACGCCCTCAAGGCCGCCAACGACGCGTCCCGCGAGCACCCCTCGCGCACCCTCGCGGTGATCAAGCGCGCGGGGCGCTCGCCGCGGGCCCGCGCCGAGACCCGGCTGGACGCCGAGATCCTGGTCGGCTCGGACGCCGGTTCCGGCGAGACGGTCGTCCTGCGCATGCACGGCGAGCTCGCCGCGCACGCCCAGTCGGTCGTCCTGCCGCTGCTGCTGCCGGACGCCCCGGTCGTCGTCTGGTGGCCGGACAACGCGCCGATGCACCCGGCGCAGGACCCGCTGGGCTCGATCGCCCAGCGCCGCATCACCGACGCGGTCACCGCCGAGTCCCCGGTCGGCCAGCTCGCCCAGCGGGCCCAGAGCTACACCCCGGGCGACACCGACCTCGCCTGGACCCGGATCACCGGGTGGCGCTCGATGCTGGCCGCCGCGCTTGACCAGCGCCCGTCCCGGATCCTGTCCGCGGTGGTCGAGGGCGAGTCGTACAACCCCAGCGTGGAACTGCTCGGCCTCTGGCTGCACAACCGGCTGCACGTCCCGGTCGAGCGGGTCGTCACCGGCGGCCCGGGCATCACCGCGGTGCACCTGCGAACCAAGGACGGGGACATCACCCTGGACCGCCCGGACGGCCTGATGGGCACGCTCTCCATGCCCGGCTCGCCGGACCGCCAGGTGGCGCTCAAGCGGCGCGAGACCTCGGAGCTGATCGCCGAGGAGCTGCGCCGACTCGACCCGGACGACATCTACGCGTCGGCCGTGCGCACGCCCGTGGACCGGCTGCGCGAGCCCGCGAGCGCCGAGGTCGCGGCGGCCCACGAGGTCGCACACGCGGTCGCCGAGGCGGCCGTGGCCAACCCGACCCGGGTGACGTCCGACGGCGCGGAGAAGAAGCCCTCCACCCGGAAGGCCGCCAAGCGCAGCGCCGGGGACGGCGCATGA
- a CDS encoding RNA polymerase-binding protein RbpA, with protein sequence MGEAERGESAPRNRISFWCANKHETRPSFAAEAVIPDTWDCPRCGFPAGQDEHNPPAPSRNEPYKTHLAYVRERRTDADGEAILAEALAKLRGEI encoded by the coding sequence ATGGGCGAGGCGGAGCGCGGCGAGTCCGCCCCGCGCAACCGGATCTCCTTCTGGTGCGCCAACAAGCACGAGACCCGGCCCAGCTTCGCGGCCGAGGCGGTCATCCCGGACACCTGGGACTGCCCGCGCTGCGGCTTCCCGGCCGGACAGGACGAGCACAACCCGCCGGCGCCCTCGCGCAACGAGCCGTACAAGACCCACCTCGCCTACGTCCGTGAGCGGCGCACCGACGCCGACGGCGAGGCGATCCTCGCCGAGGCGCTGGCCAAGCTGCGCGGCGAGATCTGA
- the secG gene encoding preprotein translocase subunit SecG, protein MVIGFSIALIIFSLLMILLVLLHKGKGGGLSDMFGGGAMSTGGGSAVAERNLDRITIVVGLGWFASIIVLGLLLKYQK, encoded by the coding sequence GTGGTTATCGGGTTCTCGATTGCCCTGATCATCTTCAGTCTGCTGATGATCCTCCTGGTGCTGCTGCACAAGGGGAAGGGCGGCGGCCTGTCCGACATGTTCGGCGGGGGCGCGATGTCGACCGGCGGTGGCTCCGCGGTGGCCGAGCGCAACCTGGACCGCATCACCATCGTGGTCGGCCTGGGCTGGTTCGCCAGCATCATCGTCCTCGGCCTGCTGCTCAAGTACCAGAAGTAG
- the pgl gene encoding 6-phosphogluconolactonase, with protein sequence MTNATPQLVVHRDKELMAQAAAARLITRIVDAQAARGTASVVLTGGRNGNALLAAIAASPARDAVDWARLDLWWGDERFVPAADPERNAVQARAELLDAVPLDPARVHEMPASDGMDGSDVEAAAARYAQELAKAAGPGERLGVPAFDVLLLGVGPDTHIASLFPEHPGVRETELTVVGVRGAPKPPPTRISLTLPAIRAAREVWLLAAGEDKAGAVALALSGPGELQAPASGAYGRGRTLWLLDRAAAERIPPQLYPPASA encoded by the coding sequence ATGACCAACGCCACCCCGCAGCTCGTCGTCCACCGCGACAAGGAGCTGATGGCCCAGGCCGCCGCGGCCCGGCTGATCACCCGGATCGTGGACGCCCAGGCCGCCCGCGGCACCGCCTCGGTGGTGCTCACCGGCGGCCGCAACGGCAACGCCCTCCTGGCCGCGATCGCCGCCTCCCCGGCGCGCGACGCGGTCGACTGGGCCCGGCTGGACCTCTGGTGGGGCGACGAGCGCTTCGTGCCCGCCGCGGACCCGGAGCGCAACGCCGTCCAGGCCCGCGCCGAGCTGCTGGACGCCGTCCCGCTCGACCCGGCGCGGGTGCACGAGATGCCCGCCTCGGACGGCATGGACGGCTCCGACGTGGAGGCCGCCGCCGCCCGCTACGCGCAGGAGCTGGCGAAGGCGGCCGGGCCGGGCGAGCGGCTCGGCGTCCCGGCCTTCGACGTGCTGCTGCTCGGCGTCGGACCGGACACCCACATCGCCTCGCTCTTCCCCGAGCACCCGGGCGTGCGGGAGACCGAGCTGACCGTGGTCGGCGTGCGCGGGGCCCCCAAGCCCCCGCCGACCCGGATCTCGCTCACCCTCCCGGCGATCCGGGCGGCCCGCGAGGTCTGGCTGCTGGCGGCGGGCGAGGACAAGGCGGGCGCGGTCGCGCTGGCCCTGTCCGGCCCCGGCGAGCTCCAGGCGCCCGCCTCCGGCGCGTACGGCCGCGGCCGCACCCTGTGGCTGCTGGACCGGGCCGCCGCGGAGCGGATCCCGCCGCAGCTGTACCCGCCGGCCTCGGCGTAG
- the tpiA gene encoding triose-phosphate isomerase, with amino-acid sequence MTDRLPLMAGNWKMNLNHLEAIQHTQKLTFALNDKDFEAVEVAVLVPFTDLRSVQTLVDGDKLKIKYGSQDISQHDSGAYTGEVSGPMLAKLKCTYAVIGHSERRQYHGENEEIVNAKVKAAYRAGITPILCIGEPLEIRKAGTHVEYTLAQLDGALADIPAEQAESVVVAYEPVWAIGTGEVATPEDAQEVCAAIRGRIAELYDAELADKVRVLYGGSVKASSAAGLMAKADIDGGLIGGASLDADEFVKIVRYREQAVG; translated from the coding sequence ATGACTGACCGTCTCCCGCTCATGGCGGGTAACTGGAAGATGAACCTCAACCACCTTGAGGCCATCCAGCACACCCAGAAGCTGACCTTCGCGCTGAACGACAAGGACTTCGAGGCCGTCGAGGTCGCCGTCCTGGTGCCGTTCACCGACCTGCGCTCGGTGCAGACCCTGGTCGACGGCGACAAGCTGAAGATCAAGTACGGCTCGCAGGACATCTCGCAGCACGACTCCGGTGCCTACACCGGCGAGGTCTCCGGCCCGATGCTGGCCAAGCTCAAATGCACCTACGCGGTGATCGGCCACTCGGAGCGCCGCCAGTACCACGGCGAGAACGAGGAGATCGTCAACGCCAAGGTCAAGGCCGCCTACCGGGCCGGGATCACCCCGATCCTGTGCATCGGCGAGCCGCTGGAGATCCGCAAGGCCGGCACCCACGTCGAGTACACGCTGGCCCAGCTGGACGGCGCCCTCGCGGACATCCCGGCCGAGCAGGCCGAGTCCGTCGTGGTCGCCTACGAGCCGGTCTGGGCGATCGGCACCGGCGAGGTGGCCACCCCGGAGGACGCGCAGGAGGTTTGCGCCGCCATCCGCGGGCGGATCGCCGAGCTGTACGACGCCGAGCTGGCCGACAAGGTCCGCGTGCTGTACGGCGGTTCGGTCAAGGCGTCGAGCGCCGCCGGCCTGATGGCCAAGGCCGACATCGACGGCGGCCTGATCGGCGGTGCCTCGCTGGACGCCGACGAGTTCGTCAAGATCGTGCGCTACCGTGAGCAGGCAGTAGGCTAA